A genomic region of Leptospira bourretii contains the following coding sequences:
- a CDS encoding ZIP family metal transporter, translating to MLDSLLSFHPVVLALLATGFTWFCTAFGAGFVFFFRTVPRPVFNAMLGFASGIMIAASFWSLLLPSIELSERAGNPAWLYVSFGFLSGGLSLYLLHKLLPHLHVGLEENRLEGGKSSFQRSLLLILAITLHNIPEGLAVGVAFGALGDGFTYEALMAAVVVAFGIGIQNIPEGAAVSIPLLREGFSARKSFWYGQLSGFVEPIGGLLGAALVFYVESILPLALSFAAGAMIFVVIEELIPESHTGKETEMSTLGAMFGFVLMMALDVGLG from the coding sequence ATGTTAGATTCTCTATTGTCATTTCATCCAGTGGTTTTGGCATTACTTGCCACTGGGTTTACTTGGTTTTGTACTGCCTTTGGTGCTGGATTTGTTTTTTTCTTTCGCACGGTGCCAAGGCCCGTTTTTAATGCTATGCTTGGTTTTGCTTCAGGCATTATGATTGCGGCGAGTTTTTGGTCTCTTCTATTGCCATCAATTGAACTTTCGGAACGTGCCGGAAACCCTGCATGGCTCTATGTCAGTTTTGGTTTTTTATCAGGTGGTTTGTCTTTATATTTATTACATAAGCTCCTTCCTCATCTTCATGTAGGATTGGAAGAAAATCGTCTGGAAGGTGGGAAGTCCTCTTTCCAAAGGAGTTTACTTCTTATTTTAGCAATTACACTTCACAACATCCCTGAAGGTTTGGCTGTTGGAGTCGCCTTTGGTGCGCTTGGTGATGGATTCACTTATGAGGCACTGATGGCAGCAGTTGTAGTTGCTTTTGGGATTGGAATTCAAAATATTCCAGAAGGTGCTGCTGTTTCCATCCCATTGTTACGTGAGGGATTTAGTGCACGTAAAAGTTTTTGGTATGGACAACTTTCTGGATTTGTAGAACCAATTGGCGGCCTTCTTGGTGCAGCCCTTGTTTTTTATGTAGAAAGTATTTTGCCTCTTGCTTTATCGTTTGCTGCGGGGGCAATGATTTTTGTCGTCATAGAGGAACTCATCCCCGAATCTCATACAGGAAAAGAAACGGAAATGTCAACTCTTGGTGCTATGTTTGGATTTGTTCTCATGATGGCTCTTGATGTTGGTCTTGGTTAA
- a CDS encoding DUF6935 domain-containing protein, producing MKKLPILVFLLFFLTGQAFAQNLTSRSPVVFPSEPASLEEFKSLQSSVATTPEGGAAILILAISLYGKNQELGTKAVTLSVLSKNRQKSTKPSAVDGMDLGNGDKYLLGQLDKYKMLSNGYWKGAEPSNGYTASLPLTVETYTNPYSGEESSGKIKLFVATRGASSFRPVTMEKDSDGLWRAKEMSSLFVGMMSAK from the coding sequence ATGAAAAAACTTCCTATTTTGGTATTTCTCCTTTTCTTCCTAACAGGTCAGGCCTTTGCCCAAAACTTAACTTCCCGGAGTCCAGTTGTTTTCCCATCCGAACCGGCATCGCTTGAAGAATTCAAATCCCTTCAATCCTCGGTTGCCACCACACCGGAAGGGGGAGCCGCCATCCTTATCCTTGCGATTTCTCTTTATGGGAAAAACCAAGAACTGGGAACGAAAGCTGTGACTCTTTCAGTTCTTTCTAAAAATAGACAAAAGTCTACGAAACCTTCTGCTGTGGATGGAATGGATTTAGGGAATGGTGATAAATATCTTCTTGGTCAATTGGATAAATACAAAATGTTATCCAATGGTTATTGGAAAGGAGCAGAACCATCCAATGGATACACAGCAAGTTTGCCACTCACTGTAGAAACATATACAAACCCCTATTCGGGTGAGGAATCCTCAGGCAAAATTAAACTTTTTGTGGCTACTCGAGGTGCTTCTAGTTTTCGGCCAGTGACTATGGAAAAAGATTCCGATGGGCTTTGGCGTGCAAAAGAAATGAGTTCTTTATTTGTTGGAATGATGTCAGCCAAATAG